Genomic DNA from Acetonema longum DSM 6540:
CCCGAAGGCGTGGGTAGAGGCAAGGTCATTCTGCGGGGCACCAAGTACGGCTGCGTCTGTGATGCTCCCGGCACCCCGGTGCAGATGTTCACCGTCGGCAATATTCTCACCGACAAATTCCAGGAAACCTTCCTGGGGCTCAAAGACCGGGCCAATGCCATTGAAATCACCTTTGCCAACAAGGACAAAGGCTACCAGAAGGATGTCATCACGGCTTACGCCGATGATTATGACGGAACCGAACCCAACATCACCCAAATTACTCTGGATGGCATTACCACGGCAGCCCAGGCCTACCGGGAAGGGAAATACCGGCTGCGGCTCA
This window encodes:
- a CDS encoding phage tail protein, translated to PEGVGRGKVILRGTKYGCVCDAPGTPVQMFTVGNILTDKFQETFLGLKDRANAIEITFANKDKGYQKDVITAYADDYDGTEPNITQITLDGITTAAQAYREGKYRLRLNRYLTRTVEHSADIDAIACQINDVVLLAHDVPQWGFSGRLLAATDT